A window of Polaribacter litorisediminis contains these coding sequences:
- the lpxB gene encoding lipid-A-disaccharide synthase — MKYYIIAGEASGDLHGSNLMKALYQEDAGASIRFWGGDLMQKAGGTLVSHYKDRAFMGFFEVLRNLNKVLVFIKFCKKDIEQFQPDVIIFIDNSGFNLRIAKWAKQAGFKTNYYISPQVWASRASRIKGIQRDIDKMFVILPFEKEFYKKYDYEVTFVGHPLIDGIAHRKQVSEHKFREEHQLGNLPIIALLPGSRKQEIIKMLSVMLSLVDDFSDYKFVIAGAPSQDFSFYKRIIGDRKVSFIDNKTYDLLSVSTAALVTSGTATLETALFKVPQVVCYKAGAISYQIAKRIITLKFISLVNLIMGKEVVTELIQQDFTKTKLKKELLKILEDEHRQKLFLEYYELEKKLGGKGASQKTAKLIVDSL, encoded by the coding sequence ATGAAATATTATATTATTGCAGGTGAAGCTTCTGGAGATTTACATGGTTCTAATTTAATGAAAGCCTTGTACCAAGAAGATGCAGGTGCAAGTATTCGTTTTTGGGGTGGAGACTTAATGCAAAAAGCTGGCGGAACCCTTGTAAGTCATTATAAGGACAGAGCCTTTATGGGCTTTTTTGAGGTTTTAAGAAACCTGAATAAGGTGTTGGTATTTATTAAATTTTGTAAAAAAGATATTGAGCAGTTTCAGCCTGATGTCATTATTTTTATAGACAATTCGGGCTTTAATTTACGCATTGCAAAATGGGCAAAACAAGCAGGATTTAAAACTAATTATTATATTTCTCCTCAAGTTTGGGCTAGCAGAGCAAGCAGAATAAAAGGGATTCAAAGAGATATTGATAAAATGTTTGTAATTCTCCCTTTTGAAAAAGAGTTTTATAAAAAATATGATTACGAAGTAACGTTTGTAGGGCATCCTTTAATAGATGGTATTGCTCATAGAAAGCAGGTAAGCGAACACAAATTTAGAGAAGAGCATCAATTAGGAAATTTACCTATAATAGCCTTATTGCCAGGAAGTAGAAAACAAGAAATTATAAAAATGTTGTCTGTTATGTTGTCTTTGGTTGATGATTTTTCAGACTATAAATTTGTAATCGCAGGAGCGCCAAGTCAAGATTTTTCTTTTTATAAACGTATTATTGGTGATCGAAAAGTGAGTTTTATTGATAACAAAACCTACGATTTATTGTCCGTTTCAACAGCAGCTTTGGTAACTTCTGGAACGGCAACTTTAGAAACAGCTTTGTTTAAAGTACCACAAGTAGTTTGTTATAAAGCAGGCGCAATTTCTTATCAAATAGCAAAGAGAATTATTACTTTAAAATTTATTTCTTTGGTTAATTTAATCATGGGTAAAGAAGTAGTTACAGAATTAATTCAGCAAGATTTTACAAAAACAAAATTAAAAAAAGAACTTCTAAAAATTTTAGAGGACGAACACCGTCAGAAGTTATTTTTAGAGTATTATGAGTTAGAGAAAAAGTTAGGCGGAAAAGGAGCATCTCAGAAAACAGCAAAGTTGATTGTAGACAGTTTATAA
- a CDS encoding C40 family peptidase yields the protein MKKILILLITSLIFGACGASKNATKKNTKTDKIVSNALKYKGVKYKYGGTTKRGMDCSGVVYVAFGKENVQLPRISKDMAKRGKKISLRRAKKGDLLFFKISRRKKRINHVGLVTSVKNGQVMFIHATSSRGVIVSSMSEKYWKNSFVKATRVL from the coding sequence ATGAAAAAGATTTTAATTTTATTAATAACCTCTTTGATTTTTGGTGCGTGTGGAGCATCAAAAAATGCTACAAAAAAAAATACGAAAACAGATAAAATTGTTTCAAACGCTTTAAAATACAAAGGTGTAAAATATAAGTATGGTGGAACGACCAAAAGAGGAATGGATTGTTCTGGAGTTGTTTATGTTGCTTTTGGAAAAGAGAATGTGCAATTGCCTAGAATTTCTAAGGATATGGCAAAAAGAGGAAAAAAGATCTCTTTAAGAAGAGCAAAAAAAGGAGATTTGTTATTCTTTAAAATTTCTAGAAGGAAAAAAAGAATCAATCATGTGGGCTTGGTTACTTCGGTTAAAAACGGACAAGTAATGTTTATTCATGCTACCAGTTCTAGAGGCGTGATTGTGTCTTCCATGTCCGAAAAATATTGGAAAAACTCTTTCGTAAAAGCCACAAGAGTGCTCTAA